From Sediminibacterium sp. TEGAF015, a single genomic window includes:
- a CDS encoding type 1 glutamine amidotransferase, with product MKSLRIHYLQHVAFEGLGYIETWANENNHILTATKFYEDFVLPEIADFDWLIVMGGPMGVYDELEFSWLEEEKLFIKKSIEAEKKVVGICLGAQLIACCLGAEVMKAKNKEIGWFPVFPTDQCKKLSWFYELFKDNPIVFHWHGDQFEIPTNCSNILVSEANTNQAFSYGDNVIGLQFHLEVSEQTTELMLENGKSDLINSRFVQSLSDIEKGIQHIGHCNKIMKAILEQLSK from the coding sequence ATGAAATCATTACGAATACATTATTTACAACACGTAGCCTTTGAAGGATTAGGCTATATAGAAACTTGGGCGAACGAGAATAATCACATTTTAACGGCTACAAAATTTTATGAAGATTTTGTTTTGCCTGAAATTGCCGATTTTGATTGGTTGATTGTAATGGGTGGACCAATGGGCGTTTATGATGAACTTGAATTTAGTTGGTTAGAAGAAGAGAAATTATTTATCAAAAAAAGCATTGAAGCAGAGAAAAAAGTAGTAGGCATTTGTTTGGGTGCTCAATTAATTGCTTGTTGTTTGGGAGCAGAAGTGATGAAAGCTAAAAACAAAGAAATTGGGTGGTTTCCTGTATTTCCGACTGACCAGTGTAAAAAACTTTCTTGGTTTTATGAACTATTCAAAGACAACCCAATTGTTTTTCATTGGCACGGAGACCAATTTGAAATTCCCACCAATTGCTCAAACATATTAGTATCAGAAGCAAATACCAATCAAGCATTCAGCTATGGCGACAATGTAATCGGCTTACAGTTTCATTTGGAAGTAAGCGAACAGACTACTGAACTGATGTTAGAAAATGGAAAAAGCGACTTGATAAATTCTCGTTTCGTTCAATCTTTGAGCGACATAGAAAAAGGCATACAACATATCGGACACTGCAATAAAATTATGAAAGCCATTTTAGAACAGTTAAGCAAATAG